CTACAGCCGATGGACTTAGCGATGGCACGCGCCAGCATGGTCTTGCCGACCCCGGGCACATCCTCGATCAGGACATGGCCTTCGGTAAACAGGGCCAGGACGATGAGGTGAATGACCTGGCGCTTGCCGATGATGACCTTTTCGACGTTATCGATAATTTTCTGGGCCGCGGCCTCTGCCGTGTTCATGCGGTTATCCTCTCCCTGCCGGCTCCCACACCGATATATTATAAATCCAACTATCTTGCTCGACAATTTCGACAGTCGTCACCCGCCCCATGCGCTGAAAGCATCCCGCCGGCCTTGCGGCCGGCGGGATGTACAGCGACGCTTCTCGCAACCTTTTATCCGACCTTGGCGCCGCAGTTACTGCAGAACTTGGCTCCCGGCGCCAGGGGAGCGCCGCACTGACTGCAGAACCTCGTCCCTTCCAGCTTCTGCCCGCAGTTACTGCAGAATTTCGCGCCGGCGGGATTGGGGGTGCCGCAGTTGGGGCAGGGGAAGGTGCCGGCCGCCGCGGCCGCGCCAGGCGCTTGCTTCTGCTGTTGCATGGAGCTCATCAGCGTCTGGGCAATGGCTGCTCCCATGCCCAGGCCGGCGCCAATGCCCACCCCCGACGCCTCGCCGCCGCCCGGCTGTGTGGCCATGTCGCGCAGGCTCTCCGCCATGTCCATCTTCAACAGGCTGTCCATATCGCCCACCGCCCGCATGCCGGCGCCCCGGTCGATCATCTTCTGCACCTCTTCGGGCAGGCTGATGGACTCGACGAAGAAGGATTTCAGAGCCAGGCCCAGGCCGGCAAACTCGTCCGCCAGCTTGGCCTTGACGCCGGCGGACAGCTCGGTGAACAGTCGCGGCAGGTCCAATATGGTCTTGGACGTCTCCCCGAGCATATCGGTCAGCCAGGAGAGGATCATCCCCCGCAGGTAATCCTCGATCTGCGAGGTCTGATACATCCCCATGGTGCCGACGATCTTGTTGACGAAGAGCTGGGGGTCGGCCACCTGCATGCTGTAGCGGCCGTGGGCCCGCAGGCGCACGATACCCAGTTCCGAATCGCGCAGGGTGATGGGTTCTTTGGTGCCCCATTTCATGTCGAGGAACTCGCGCATGTTGACAAAGTAGACCTCGGCCTTGAAGGGGGTTTCCCCGCCGAACGGTGCACCGATGAGCTTCACCAGCAGGGGGATGTTGGCGGTGGTCAGGGTATGCCGGCCAGGGCCGAACACGTCCAGCGCCTTGCCGTCGCGGAAAAAGACCGCCGCCTGGCTCTCCCGCACGATGAGCTGGGACCCCAGCCGGAAATCCCCCGAACCCTGTTCGGGGATGCGGTGAACAATTTCCTGGCCGGTGGGATCAAAG
The DNA window shown above is from Anaerolineae bacterium and carries:
- a CDS encoding SPFH domain-containing protein: MARIFDVIEYFDPTGQEIVHRIPEQGSGDFRLGSQLIVRESQAAVFFRDGKALDVFGPGRHTLTTANIPLLVKLIGAPFGGETPFKAEVYFVNMREFLDMKWGTKEPITLRDSELGIVRLRAHGRYSMQVADPQLFVNKIVGTMGMYQTSQIEDYLRGMILSWLTDMLGETSKTILDLPRLFTELSAGVKAKLADEFAGLGLALKSFFVESISLPEEVQKMIDRGAGMRAVGDMDSLLKMDMAESLRDMATQPGGGEASGVGIGAGLGMGAAIAQTLMSSMQQQKQAPGAAAAAGTFPCPNCGTPNPAGAKFCSNCGQKLEGTRFCSQCGAPLAPGAKFCSNCGAKVG